Proteins found in one Acidobacteriota bacterium genomic segment:
- a CDS encoding ribulokinase — translation MKRQTAYSLGLDFGTNSVRALLVDIRNGREVGTAVHGYASGQEGILLHPADPDLARQNPADYLAGMETSLAAALKAARKNDKAFDPGRIIGIGVDTTGSTPLPVDAAGVPLCFRAKFRKNLNAMAWLWKDHTAHAEAAEITRLAAEKHPEYLAKCGGTYSSEWFFSKILHCLRIDPDVFAAAHSWVECCDYIPAVLTGVKTAEDIKRSRCAAGHKAMFNGTWGGLPSADFLSALHPKLGRLRTRLYDRTETSDVPAGGLTKTWAAQLGLREGTPVAVGAFDAHLGGVGSGVAPGVFVKIVGTSTCDIAVWPESENLPDIPGLCGIVEGSVLPGYLGLEAGQSAVGDIFNWFVNTIQPGGPKKGSHDALTRRAARLRPGRSGLLALDWNNGNRTVLVDQRLTGLLVGQTLHTKPEEIYRALIEATAFGALTIIRRFEEYGVAVREVVNCGGIAEKNPLVMQIYADVTGKEMKIARSVQTCALGAAMAGAVAAGEERGGYARFEDAQAAMAGVRKKTFKPNPENHAVYRELFLLYKKLHDAFGTKEGDGRLYPIMKDLLDIRDRKPGGKKPRRRRK, via the coding sequence ATGAAGCGGCAGACGGCCTATAGTCTCGGACTCGACTTCGGCACAAATTCCGTACGGGCCCTCCTTGTCGATATCCGCAACGGACGGGAAGTCGGAACGGCCGTCCACGGTTATGCGTCGGGTCAGGAGGGCATTCTCCTCCATCCGGCCGATCCCGACCTGGCCCGCCAGAATCCCGCCGACTATCTTGCGGGCATGGAGACATCCCTCGCCGCAGCCCTCAAGGCGGCCCGGAAAAACGACAAGGCTTTCGATCCCGGCCGGATCATCGGCATCGGCGTCGACACCACGGGCTCGACGCCGCTTCCCGTCGATGCGGCGGGCGTCCCTCTTTGTTTTCGCGCCAAGTTCCGCAAAAACCTCAACGCTATGGCCTGGTTGTGGAAAGACCACACGGCCCATGCCGAAGCGGCGGAGATCACCCGTCTCGCCGCTGAAAAACATCCCGAGTATCTGGCCAAGTGCGGCGGGACTTATTCCTCGGAGTGGTTTTTCAGCAAAATCCTCCATTGCCTCCGGATCGATCCGGACGTCTTCGCCGCCGCCCATTCCTGGGTGGAATGCTGCGATTACATCCCGGCCGTTCTGACCGGCGTCAAAACGGCGGAAGACATCAAGCGCAGCCGCTGCGCCGCCGGCCACAAGGCCATGTTCAACGGAACCTGGGGCGGGCTTCCTTCGGCCGATTTTCTGTCCGCGCTTCATCCCAAACTCGGCCGTCTTCGCACCCGCCTTTACGACCGTACCGAGACCTCGGATGTTCCGGCCGGAGGACTGACGAAGACCTGGGCCGCTCAACTCGGTCTGCGCGAGGGAACGCCCGTGGCCGTCGGCGCCTTCGACGCTCATCTCGGCGGAGTGGGCTCGGGCGTCGCCCCAGGCGTCTTCGTCAAGATCGTCGGCACCAGCACATGCGATATCGCCGTCTGGCCCGAAAGCGAAAATCTTCCCGACATCCCCGGTCTCTGCGGCATCGTCGAAGGCTCGGTTCTGCCCGGATATCTCGGTCTCGAAGCGGGCCAGTCGGCGGTCGGCGACATTTTCAACTGGTTCGTCAACACGATTCAACCGGGCGGCCCGAAAAAAGGCTCGCATGACGCACTGACGCGCCGCGCCGCCCGGCTTCGTCCCGGGCGCTCGGGACTTCTGGCTCTCGACTGGAACAACGGCAACCGGACCGTTCTCGTCGACCAGCGCCTGACCGGCCTCCTCGTCGGCCAGACCCTCCACACAAAGCCTGAAGAAATCTACCGCGCCCTCATCGAGGCCACGGCCTTCGGAGCCCTGACCATCATCCGGCGATTCGAGGAATACGGGGTGGCCGTCCGTGAAGTCGTCAACTGCGGCGGTATCGCCGAAAAAAACCCCCTGGTTATGCAGATCTACGCCGACGTGACGGGTAAAGAAATGAAGATCGCCCGCTCGGTCCAGACCTGCGCCCTGGGCGCGGCCATGGCCGGAGCCGTCGCCGCCGGCGAGGAACGAGGCGGGTACGCCCGTTTCGAGGACGCCCAGGCGGCCATGGCGGGCGTCCGGAAAAAGACCTTCAAGCCCAATCCGGAGAATCACGCCGTCTACAGAGAACTTTTTCTTTTATATAAGAAGCTTCACGATGCATTTGGAACGAAGGAAGGAGACGGCCGGTTATATCCCATCATGAAAGACCTTCTCGATATTCGGGATCGAAAACCGGGCGGGAAGAAACCCCGGCGCCGAAGGAAATGA